One Coffea arabica cultivar ET-39 chromosome 5e, Coffea Arabica ET-39 HiFi, whole genome shotgun sequence DNA segment encodes these proteins:
- the LOC113743445 gene encoding potassium transporter 5, with product MHGAAKEAEMGSSIPPSTPTEGVTVDDDNDEINEQSSRKSTANSLKDRKLSWTKLRRVDSLNLEAGTVSGRHTGGGHGNRHLGWKTTLSLAFQSIGIVYGDIGTSPLYVYSSTFPDGIHNNDDLLGVLSLIIYTMTLLPLIKYVCIVLWANDNGNGGTFALYSLICRHAKVSLIPNQQPEDKEVSNYKLDIPSNQLRRAQKVKETLEGSKVAKVILVFLPILGTSMVIGDGILTPCISVLSAVSGISSLSQDAVVGISIAILIVLFSVQRFGTDKVGFSFAPAVCLWFLCVGLTGVYNLFKHDPGVLRAFNPKYIFDYFRRNGKKGWKSLGGVVLCITGTEAMFADLSHFSVRAIQISFSCVVFPSLLATYIGQAAYLSKFPENVRNAFYDSVPDSIYWPTFIIALAAAIIASQAMISAAFAIISQALNLGCFPRVRVVHTSAKYEGQVYIPELNHFIMVACVIVTAAFRTTEQIGNAYGIAVVSVMVITSTLVTLIMTFIWKASIWWIALFFVVFFSTDTIYLSSVLSKFIEGGYLPITFSFFLMTTMAIWHFVYKERYMFELNNKVSSDYVKDLAKNPEIKRVPGIGLLYSELVQGIPPIFPHFISNIPSVHSVVVLVSIKSIPINKVPLEERFLFRQVEPRDYRVFRCVVRYGYNDRIEEPNVFEQQLVEHLKEFIRHEHFILEDARAEQMLDPVNIQDSGLLMKDGNSKRSSSRTVPVKESLPEVQQSAPRVSASSIQSFNAAKSTNSSTQIVAVSNHLGVEEELQIVQRAKDQGVFYLLGEAEVVAKQESSFLKKFVVNYAYNFLRKNVRQGEKRLEIPRTRLLKVGMVYEV from the exons ATGCATGGAGCTGCGAAGGAAGCTGAGATGGGGAGTTCTATTCCTCCATCTACACCTACTGAAGGTGTAACAGTTGATGATGATAATGATGAGATTAATGAGCAAAGCTCCAGAAAATCAACTGCCAACAGCCTCAAGGACCGGAAACTGTCGTGGACTAAGCTCCGCCGTGTCGACTCCCTTAACTTGGAGGCCGGCACAGTTTCCGGCAGACATACCGGCGGCGGCCATGGCAACAGG CATCTGGGATGGAAAACGACGCTGAGTTTGGCTTTCCAAAGCATAGGAATAGTGTACGGAGACATTGGGACTTCCCCATTATACGTATATTCCAGTACATTTCCTGATGGAATACATAACAACGATGACCTCCTTGGTGTGTTGTCTCTGATTATCTATACCATGACTCTCTTGCCACTGATCAAATACGTCTGTATAGTCTTGTGGGCAAACGACAATGGAAATG GGGGGACATTTGCGCTCTACTCCTTAATCTGTAGACATGCAAAGGTAAGCCTAATTCCAAACCAACAACCAGAGGACAAGGAAGTCTCAAATTACAAACTGGATATACCATCCAATCAGTTGAGAAGAGCTCAAAAGGTTAAAGAAACACTTGAAGGAAGCAAAGTAGCAAAAGTCATACTTGTGTTTCTCCCCATCCTTGGAACTTCAATGGTCATTGGTGATGGGATCCTCACTCCTTGCATTTCAG TTCTTTCTGCTGTGAGCGGGATCTCATCCCTCAGTCAAG ATGCTGTTGTTGGAATATCAATTGCAATATTGATTGTTCTTTTTTCCGTTCAACGCTTTGGCACGGACAAGGTGGGCTTCTCATTCGCTCCAGCCGTCTGCTTGTGGTTCCTATGCGTAGGTTTGACAGGCGTCTATAACTTATTTAAGCATGACCCAGGGGTCCTACGTGCTTTCAATCCAAAATACATATTTGATTACTTCAGAAGAAATGGTAAGAAAGGATGGAAATCCCTAGGTGGAGTTGTTCTATGCATTACAG GCACTGAAGCTATGTTTGCTGATTTGAGTCACTTTAGCGTGAGGGCCATTCAG ATCAGTTTCTCCTGTGTGGTGTTCCCGTCCCTATTGGCAACTTATATAGGTCAGGCTGCATACCTCTCGAAGTTTCCTGAAAATGTCCGCAATGCTTTCTATGACTCAGTTCCAG ATTCAATCTACTGGCCCACATTCATTATAGCTCTTGCTGCGGCCATTATTGCCAGTCAAGCTATGATATCTGCAGCCTTTGCAATTATTTCTCAGGCCCTTAATCTAGGTTGTTTCCCAAGGGTTAGAGTTGTTCACACTTCTGCCAAGTATGAAGGCCAGGTTTATATTCCTGAGCTCAACCATTTCATCATGGTGGCTTGTGTTATAGTAACTGCAGCCTTCAGAACCACAGAGCAGATTGGCAATGCTTATG GAATTGCAGTGGTTTCTGTAATGGTGATAACCAGTACCCTGGTTACTTTAATTATGACTTTCATATGGAAGGCAAGCATATGGTGGATAGCTCTCTTCTTTGTAGTGTTTTTTTCTACAGACACCATATATCTTTCATCTGTGCTCTCCAAATTCATAGAAGGTGGTTACCTTCCTATAACATTTTCATTCTTCTTGATGACAACTATGGCAATTTGGCATTTTGTCTACAAGGAGCGGTACATGTTTGAGCTCAACAACAAGGTATCGAGTGATTATGTGAAAGACCTGGCGAAAAACCCAGAAATAAAAAGAGTACCTGGAATTGGACTTCTGTATTCTGAACTCGTCCAGGGTATTCCACCAATATTTCCCCACTTCATTTCTAACATTCCATCGGTTCACTCAGTTGTAGTGCTGGTCTCCATAAAGTCTATTCCAATTAATAAAGTGCCACTGGAGGAAAGGTTTCTTTTTCGACAGGTTGAGCCTAGAGATTATCGGGTGTTTCGTTGTGTAGTGAGGTATGGATACAATGACAGAATTGAGGAGCCCAATGTGTTCGAGCAGCAGCTTGTGGAGCACTTGAAGGAGTTCATCAGGCACGAGCATTTTATCCTTGAAGATGCGCGTGCAGAGCAAATGCTTGATCCAGTAAACATCCAAGATTCAGGTTTATTGATGAAAGATGGAAATTCTAAAAGATCCAGTTCACGCACTGTACCTGTCAAGGAATCGCTGCCAGAGGTACAGCAAAGTGCACCCCGAGTCTCAGCAAGTTCCATCCAGTCATTTAATGCCGCAAAATCAACCAATTCCTCGACCCAGATTGTTGCAGTGTCCAACCATCTGGGGGTTGAAGAAGAGCTACAGATTGTGCAGAGAGCCAAGGATCAAGGAGTGTTTTATCTTCTGGGAGAAGCAGAAGTGGTGGCAAAACAAGAATCATCCTTCTTGAAGAAGTTTGTCGTCAATTATGCCTACAATTTCCTGCGGAAGAATGTCAGGCAAGGGGAGAAACGCTTGGAAATTCCTAGGACTCGGCTTTTAAAGGTTGGAATGGTGTATGAGGTTTAA